Proteins found in one Mucilaginibacter gracilis genomic segment:
- the metG gene encoding methionine--tRNA ligase, translating to MEAKTYKRYTVTAALPYANGPKHLGHLAGAYIPADLYVRYLRLQKRDVVFVCGSDEHGTAIANQAMKEHTTPRQIVDKYHALIKTSFEQIGMSFDIYHRTSDPLHHQTAQDFFTNLNDKGIFVEKEEDQYYDEQAGAFLADRYIIGTCPNCGNENAYGDQCEKCGTSLSPEELINPRSTLSGNKPVLKPTKHWYLPLDKYEDWLKEWILKGHAKDWRATVYGQCKSWIDGGLHPRAVTRDLDWGIKVPVQGADGKVLYVWFDAPIGYISATKQWAIDNDKDWKLYWQDKESKLVHFIGKDNIVFHCIVFPVMLQAHGDFVLPDNVPANEFMNLEGDKMSTSRGWSVEMHEYLEDLPGKVDELRYYLTAIAPETSDSEFTWKDYQARVNNELVAILGNFVNRVMILMHKFYDGKVETETASISFTDENLSNEIGKFYDELKANFEGYKFRQAQQTMMEIARLGNRYLTEKEPWKSIKTNPEEAKAALHNCLILIGHLATCLQPFLPGAAKKIFYMLNIPKTEVAFDEEIVFANGHQLNPSSLLFEKIEDDLIARQIQKLVDKKAAIEGPAVIVEQGVIPAKENISFDQFAAMDVRVGTILTAEKVAKTKKLLKLTIDTGIDQRTVVSGIAEHFEPEGIIGQQVSILVNLEPREIKGIMSQGMILMAENAEGKLNFISPLNWMPNGSVVR from the coding sequence TTGGAAGCGAAAACTTATAAAAGATATACTGTTACTGCAGCATTGCCCTACGCTAACGGCCCCAAACACCTTGGCCATTTAGCTGGTGCCTACATACCTGCGGATTTATATGTGCGTTACCTGCGCCTGCAAAAACGCGATGTTGTTTTTGTTTGCGGTAGCGACGAGCATGGCACCGCCATAGCCAACCAGGCTATGAAAGAGCATACCACTCCGCGCCAAATTGTTGATAAATACCATGCGCTAATCAAAACTTCGTTTGAGCAAATTGGAATGTCGTTTGATATTTATCACAGAACGAGCGACCCGCTACACCACCAAACCGCACAAGACTTTTTTACCAACCTGAATGATAAGGGTATTTTTGTTGAAAAGGAAGAAGATCAATATTACGATGAACAGGCCGGTGCCTTTTTGGCCGACCGCTATATTATTGGAACCTGCCCCAATTGCGGTAACGAAAATGCCTACGGCGACCAATGCGAAAAATGCGGCACATCGCTTAGTCCGGAAGAGTTGATTAACCCACGTTCAACCTTGAGCGGTAACAAACCTGTTTTAAAGCCAACCAAACATTGGTATTTGCCATTGGATAAATACGAAGACTGGCTGAAGGAATGGATATTGAAAGGCCACGCTAAAGACTGGCGCGCTACCGTTTACGGCCAGTGCAAAAGCTGGATTGATGGTGGCCTGCACCCACGTGCCGTAACCCGCGATTTGGATTGGGGTATTAAAGTACCCGTACAAGGTGCCGACGGCAAGGTTTTATATGTTTGGTTTGATGCGCCAATAGGCTATATATCGGCAACCAAACAATGGGCCATTGATAACGATAAGGATTGGAAACTGTATTGGCAGGATAAGGAAAGCAAACTGGTACATTTTATTGGTAAGGATAATATTGTTTTCCATTGCATTGTGTTCCCGGTAATGCTACAGGCTCACGGCGATTTTGTGCTGCCCGATAATGTACCCGCCAACGAGTTTATGAACCTTGAGGGCGATAAAATGAGTACCAGCCGAGGCTGGAGCGTTGAAATGCACGAGTACCTGGAAGATTTACCCGGCAAGGTTGACGAACTGCGCTATTACCTAACCGCCATTGCCCCCGAAACCAGCGACAGCGAATTTACCTGGAAAGATTACCAGGCACGCGTAAATAACGAGTTGGTAGCCATACTGGGTAACTTTGTAAACCGTGTGATGATACTGATGCACAAATTTTACGATGGCAAGGTTGAAACCGAAACAGCTTCCATAAGCTTTACTGACGAAAACCTAAGCAACGAAATAGGCAAGTTTTATGATGAATTGAAAGCTAATTTTGAAGGCTATAAATTTAGGCAGGCACAGCAAACCATGATGGAAATTGCCCGCCTGGGTAACCGCTACCTTACCGAGAAAGAGCCTTGGAAAAGCATCAAGACCAATCCCGAAGAGGCCAAAGCCGCGTTACATAATTGTTTGATATTGATTGGCCACCTGGCTACCTGCCTGCAACCTTTTTTACCGGGAGCGGCTAAAAAGATATTTTACATGTTGAATATACCTAAAACGGAAGTTGCTTTTGATGAGGAAATTGTTTTTGCTAATGGGCACCAATTAAACCCGTCATCGCTTTTATTTGAAAAAATAGAGGACGATTTAATAGCCCGCCAGATACAAAAACTGGTAGATAAAAAAGCCGCCATTGAAGGGCCGGCTGTTATTGTTGAGCAAGGGGTTATACCGGCAAAGGAAAATATTTCGTTCGACCAGTTTGCCGCTATGGACGTGCGCGTAGGCACCATACTCACAGCCGAAAAAGTTGCCAAAACAAAAAAACTGCTGAAACTAACAATAGATACCGGGATAGACCAACGCACAGTAGTATCGGGCATAGCCGAACATTTTGAACCCGAGGGGATTATTGGCCAGCAGGTAAGCATATTGGTAAACCTGGAACCAAGGGAAATAAAGGGCATTATGTCGCAAGGGATGATACTAATGGCCGAAAATGCCGAAGGCAAGCTCAACTTTATTTCGCCCCTTAACTGGATGCCGAACGGATCGGTAGTGCGATAA
- the lnt gene encoding apolipoprotein N-acyltransferase: MKKNILLALLSGLLLWLAWPPMHYTTFFLFFGLVPMLVAIESIIKSHSPRKGALIFRITFLGFFVWNTLCIYWVYNSLKIVGEFVAVPISMIPFSLGPLLMATACWLYYRLRVQVNRALSLALLVCLWMAYEYLHQTWDLKFPWMTLGNGFAVSHQWVQWYEYTGVYGGTLWIWLSNIFIFLVYIGLREAQPAKARLQQISIWVAIIILPLSFSLYRYNTYVENTNPANIVVAQPNVDPYAKISSVPPMDQVNSLIHLSDSVAQPNTEFFIWPETAVYDDNAVNEDKIRRNIYFLQIQHFLAKYKNGNVLTGMETTKLYDSDLTPSASRLPGSNQYYDVFNAAVNIENSAEVQFYHKSKLVPGAESLPFGNALSFLKPVFEHLGGATGSYGSQKEPTVFYSQSGIGVAPVICYESIWGGYVADYVKKGAQFIAIITNDGWWENTSGKDQHLDYAKLRAIETRRWVCRSANTGISAFINQRGDIVKQSGWWVKTAIKQDINLNSDVTLYVHYGDYIPVTASFIALLCILFIVLKHFWRRKVH; this comes from the coding sequence GTGAAAAAAAATATACTGTTAGCCCTTTTATCAGGTTTGTTACTTTGGTTGGCTTGGCCGCCAATGCATTATACTACGTTTTTTTTGTTTTTCGGCCTGGTGCCAATGCTGGTGGCTATAGAAAGCATCATCAAATCGCACTCGCCCCGTAAGGGGGCTCTCATATTCAGGATTACTTTTTTAGGCTTTTTTGTATGGAACACACTTTGCATTTACTGGGTTTATAATTCGCTTAAAATTGTTGGCGAATTTGTGGCGGTGCCCATCTCAATGATACCGTTTTCGTTAGGGCCCTTGTTAATGGCTACAGCCTGTTGGTTATACTACCGCTTGCGAGTACAGGTTAACCGGGCTTTAAGCCTGGCCCTACTGGTTTGCCTGTGGATGGCTTACGAATATTTGCACCAAACCTGGGACCTTAAATTCCCCTGGATGACGCTGGGTAACGGTTTTGCCGTGAGCCACCAATGGGTGCAATGGTATGAATACACGGGTGTTTACGGCGGCACACTATGGATTTGGCTATCAAACATTTTTATTTTTTTAGTATACATTGGCTTGCGCGAGGCTCAACCTGCCAAGGCGCGTTTGCAGCAAATTAGTATCTGGGTAGCAATTATAATTTTGCCTTTAAGTTTTTCGCTATATAGGTATAATACTTATGTTGAAAACACCAACCCAGCCAATATTGTGGTGGCGCAACCCAATGTAGATCCCTATGCAAAAATATCGTCGGTGCCGCCAATGGATCAGGTGAACAGCCTAATCCATTTATCCGATTCAGTTGCGCAGCCCAATACCGAGTTTTTTATATGGCCCGAAACTGCCGTTTATGATGATAATGCGGTTAACGAAGATAAGATACGCCGCAACATTTACTTTTTGCAAATTCAGCACTTTTTAGCCAAGTACAAAAACGGCAACGTGCTTACCGGCATGGAAACCACCAAACTTTACGATAGCGATTTAACGCCATCGGCAAGCCGCTTACCTGGCAGCAACCAGTATTACGATGTTTTTAATGCTGCCGTAAATATTGAAAACTCTGCCGAAGTACAGTTTTACCACAAATCGAAACTGGTACCGGGGGCCGAATCGTTGCCTTTTGGGAACGCACTATCATTTTTAAAACCGGTATTTGAACATTTGGGTGGTGCAACAGGCAGTTACGGCAGCCAAAAAGAACCAACAGTATTTTATTCGCAAAGCGGTATTGGCGTTGCGCCGGTAATTTGCTACGAATCGATATGGGGAGGTTACGTAGCCGATTATGTTAAAAAGGGTGCGCAATTTATAGCCATTATTACCAACGATGGCTGGTGGGAAAACACATCCGGAAAAGACCAGCACCTTGATTACGCTAAACTTAGGGCCATTGAAACCCGGCGCTGGGTTTGCCGCTCGGCCAATACAGGTATATCAGCTTTTATTAATCAACGCGGCGATATTGTAAAGCAAAGTGGGTGGTGGGTAAAAACAGCAATTAAGCAAGATATTAACTTAAATTCGGACGTAACCTTATACGTTCACTATGGCGATTATATCCCGGTAACGGCAAGTTTTATAGCTTTACTATGCATTTTGTTTATTGTGCTTAAACATTTCTGGCGCAGAAAAGTACACTGA
- a CDS encoding helix-turn-helix domain-containing protein produces MAEPKLHIGRKISRIRELRGMKQEALAQLMGVSQQAISKIEQSDEVEDLALEKIAQALGVTAEGIKNFNEEAVFNIIGNNYHDNSSSVQYQCTFNPIDKLIEVYEENKKLYEQLLKSEREKVDILKNSK; encoded by the coding sequence ATGGCAGAACCTAAATTACATATCGGAAGAAAGATCAGTCGCATTAGGGAATTGCGAGGCATGAAGCAAGAGGCACTGGCCCAACTTATGGGCGTTAGCCAGCAAGCCATTTCTAAAATTGAGCAAAGCGATGAAGTTGAAGACTTGGCTCTTGAAAAAATCGCGCAAGCTCTCGGTGTAACTGCCGAAGGAATAAAGAATTTCAATGAGGAAGCGGTTTTCAATATTATTGGAAATAACTACCATGATAATTCAAGTTCTGTTCAATACCAATGTACTTTCAATCCAATCGATAAGCTCATAGAGGTTTACGAAGAAAATAAAAAGCTTTATGAGCAACTTCTAAAAAGCGAGCGCGAAAAAGTTGACATTCTTAAGAACTCAAAATAA
- a CDS encoding site-specific integrase, with product MKINFNVLFYLKRPKNYQSGEVPIYLRITVEGKRSEVTTGRSCEPETWNVYAGRVMGNKEDARVLNAYLDSLQSKIKDAHYLLSETNEPICAESLRNKFLGKAEKPKFLLHVFEEHNRKVEALLNNGFEYSTLKGYRSSLNHLRKFLKHKFNISDIELSRVDYQFVTAYEFYLRTRCKCSATTCAKYLKHLKKITNECLAYRWITHDPFAHYRSKAKPTEKTYLNQDDLDKMMNKDLHLERLAQVRDIFLFCCYTGLAYIDIQKLKRSEIVRGVDHEQWVFTQRKKTGTATRIPMLPPALAIMERYKDHPICEDKGLVLPVCSNQKINAYLKEVATICGVTKPVTFHTARHTFATTVTLSNGVPIESVSKMLGHTNIKTTQHYAKILDLKVSDDMAQLKKKYYERSTNA from the coding sequence ATGAAAATCAACTTCAATGTGCTTTTCTATTTGAAAAGACCAAAAAATTATCAGTCCGGCGAGGTCCCCATTTATCTTCGGATCACTGTCGAAGGCAAGCGTTCAGAAGTGACCACCGGACGCAGTTGCGAGCCTGAAACGTGGAACGTTTATGCCGGCAGGGTCATGGGGAACAAGGAAGACGCGCGGGTCCTCAACGCTTACCTTGACAGTTTACAGTCCAAGATCAAGGATGCGCATTACCTCCTTTCGGAGACAAATGAACCCATTTGCGCTGAAAGCCTTCGGAATAAATTTTTAGGGAAAGCCGAAAAACCCAAGTTCCTGCTCCACGTGTTTGAGGAGCACAACCGGAAGGTCGAGGCCCTGTTAAATAATGGCTTTGAGTACAGCACCCTAAAAGGTTACAGAAGCTCTTTGAACCATTTGAGGAAGTTCCTCAAACATAAGTTCAACATTAGTGACATTGAATTGAGCCGGGTGGACTACCAGTTCGTGACCGCTTATGAATTTTACCTACGCACCCGTTGTAAGTGCAGCGCGACCACATGTGCCAAGTACCTGAAACACCTGAAAAAGATAACCAATGAATGTCTCGCTTATCGTTGGATAACACATGACCCCTTCGCACACTACCGGTCAAAAGCAAAGCCCACTGAAAAGACTTATCTCAACCAGGATGATCTCGATAAGATGATGAATAAGGATCTGCATTTGGAAAGGCTGGCCCAGGTCAGGGACATTTTCCTGTTTTGCTGCTATACCGGTTTGGCTTATATCGATATCCAAAAGCTTAAAAGATCAGAGATCGTGAGAGGTGTCGATCATGAGCAATGGGTGTTTACCCAGCGGAAAAAGACAGGGACAGCGACCCGCATACCGATGTTACCCCCGGCACTGGCAATTATGGAAAGGTATAAAGATCACCCCATTTGTGAAGATAAAGGCCTGGTATTACCTGTTTGCTCCAATCAAAAGATAAATGCTTATCTGAAAGAGGTAGCAACGATCTGTGGGGTTACCAAACCGGTAACATTTCATACCGCCCGCCACACGTTTGCGACAACGGTTACCTTATCTAATGGCGTACCTATTGAAAGCGTGAGCAAGATGCTGGGTCATACCAATATCAAGACCACGCAGCATTATGCAAAGATCCTGGATCTTAAAGTGAGCGATGACATGGCGCAGTTAAAAAAGAAATATTATGAGAGATCAACTAATGCTTGA
- a CDS encoding S66 peptidase family protein produces the protein MSISPPYLKKGDKVAITCPAKKLPAPMTDAIALLELWGLEVVLGETINASYHQFAGDDNLRARDMQRFLDDEDIKAIIAARGGYGTVRMIDKLDFTKFAQNPKWVVGFSDITVLHTHIWANYGVQTIHGQMPVNVKDGSEKSLETLRMALFGEAGDYEFKTHAVNRPGEASGQLIGGNLSLLAAVSGSVSDIDYQGKILFIEDVGEYLYAIDRMMYTLKRAGRLKNLAGLVVGGFTEIKDNDIPFGQTVPEIIMAVVSEYNYPVCFDFPAGHLPDNRALILGKTVNLLVNQNHAHIKYI, from the coding sequence ATGAGTATAAGCCCACCCTATTTAAAAAAAGGCGATAAAGTTGCCATTACCTGCCCGGCAAAAAAACTCCCGGCACCCATGACGGATGCCATTGCCCTGCTTGAATTGTGGGGCCTTGAAGTTGTTTTAGGCGAAACTATAAATGCATCGTACCACCAATTTGCCGGCGACGATAATTTGCGTGCCCGCGATATGCAGCGCTTTTTAGATGACGAAGATATTAAAGCTATTATTGCCGCGCGCGGCGGCTACGGTACCGTTAGGATGATAGACAAGCTTGACTTTACCAAATTTGCACAAAACCCAAAGTGGGTGGTAGGCTTTAGCGACATCACAGTTTTGCACACGCATATATGGGCAAATTACGGCGTGCAAACCATTCATGGGCAAATGCCTGTTAATGTTAAGGATGGGTCGGAAAAATCGTTAGAAACTTTACGGATGGCCCTGTTTGGCGAAGCTGGTGATTACGAATTTAAAACGCACGCAGTTAACCGCCCCGGCGAAGCCAGCGGACAGCTTATTGGTGGTAATTTAAGTTTACTGGCGGCAGTATCAGGTTCCGTATCGGATATTGATTACCAAGGGAAGATACTTTTTATTGAAGATGTTGGCGAATACTTATATGCCATTGACAGGATGATGTATACCTTAAAACGAGCCGGTAGATTAAAAAACCTGGCCGGTTTAGTGGTAGGCGGTTTTACTGAAATTAAAGATAACGACATACCATTTGGACAAACCGTGCCCGAAATAATTATGGCTGTAGTTAGTGAATACAATTACCCGGTGTGTTTTGATTTCCCGGCAGGGCACCTGCCCGATAACCGGGCCTTAATATTAGGTAAAACAGTTAATTTGTTGGTAAACCAAAATCACGCACACATCAAATACATTTAG
- a CDS encoding HEPN domain-containing protein — protein MCCRSMVSGDNRKMMYIGPYTPWEHYPKLLRYDEVQHPIDVLEDFFSVSDLDGHRRLLKEWRDFVISEKYYAHKRFGPGSLLFTHEVNLKLLEAAYLLLLNHEHHWPRSEPLTDEALTEEKADWDEQPASLSHKELLNPYKAIKKVFKHYSLPAYRDHLGEWLSFALSIKTNEEEIRAHEFIPVYEKLLKLYDAAWLIHIRSKLKKRQSPKTIAANPEVPQVTIKAIAPTLSAAEQLRLNEVITLITERMTSVKSITLLGIHPTPFTYYLLILIDDKHSIAEHVAANKVEDLCRQLVSLITIVHKVSVARQGLNNGRRFWNNIMSSGIEVYRAPEFSLPEYQPVTKEVFVNRAKVDWERWGTQGKAFFQGAKRYIEEENYTLGIFLLHQAAESTLIGLIRVLMGYRISAHNLSRMLRTTLLFTDALQDIFELGSDEGQRLFKLLQEAYAEARYRTIYMVEEEDVKQLVPKVELFLNTAQAVFDGFVKNGN, from the coding sequence TTGTGTTGCCGGTCAATGGTGAGCGGTGATAATCGTAAAATGATGTATATCGGACCTTATACCCCATGGGAGCATTATCCCAAACTGCTACGCTATGATGAAGTGCAGCACCCCATTGATGTTTTGGAGGATTTTTTTAGCGTGAGCGATCTTGACGGGCACCGGCGGTTATTGAAAGAATGGCGGGATTTTGTGATCTCGGAGAAATACTATGCACATAAACGCTTTGGACCAGGAAGTTTGTTGTTTACACATGAGGTCAATCTTAAACTATTGGAAGCGGCTTATCTGTTATTGTTGAACCATGAACACCATTGGCCCCGGTCGGAGCCGTTGACCGATGAAGCGTTAACGGAAGAAAAAGCGGATTGGGACGAGCAACCTGCAAGCCTTTCCCATAAAGAGTTATTAAACCCTTACAAAGCCATCAAAAAGGTATTCAAACATTACAGCCTGCCCGCGTACAGGGATCATCTTGGAGAATGGCTAAGCTTCGCGCTAAGTATTAAAACGAATGAAGAAGAGATCAGGGCGCATGAGTTTATCCCTGTTTATGAGAAACTGCTGAAACTGTACGACGCCGCTTGGTTAATTCATATCAGATCAAAATTGAAGAAACGTCAGTCTCCTAAAACAATAGCGGCCAATCCTGAGGTTCCCCAAGTGACGATCAAAGCGATAGCTCCCACGTTATCGGCAGCGGAGCAATTGAGACTGAATGAAGTGATCACTTTGATCACCGAGCGGATGACATCAGTGAAGTCGATCACCTTATTGGGTATACACCCTACGCCTTTTACCTATTATCTGCTGATCTTGATCGATGACAAGCATAGCATTGCTGAACACGTGGCAGCCAATAAGGTCGAGGACCTGTGCAGGCAATTGGTATCGCTGATCACCATTGTACATAAGGTCAGCGTCGCGAGACAAGGGTTAAATAATGGCAGGCGCTTCTGGAACAATATCATGAGCAGCGGTATCGAAGTTTACCGGGCGCCTGAATTTTCACTTCCGGAATACCAGCCTGTTACCAAAGAAGTTTTTGTCAATCGGGCAAAAGTGGACTGGGAAAGATGGGGCACCCAAGGGAAAGCATTCTTTCAGGGCGCGAAGCGTTATATTGAAGAGGAAAATTATACCTTGGGTATCTTCCTACTGCATCAAGCTGCCGAAAGTACCTTGATCGGACTGATCCGTGTATTGATGGGTTATCGTATATCGGCCCATAATTTGTCCAGGATGCTGAGAACGACCTTACTGTTTACCGATGCACTACAGGATATTTTTGAATTAGGCAGCGATGAAGGTCAACGCTTGTTCAAGCTCTTACAGGAAGCGTATGCCGAAGCACGTTATCGAACAATTTACATGGTGGAAGAAGAGGATGTAAAGCAATTGGTGCCTAAAGTGGAACTGTTTTTAAATACAGCGCAGGCTGTTTTTGACGGGTTTGTGAAAAATGGCAATTAG
- a CDS encoding DoxX family protein → MAMLSNLGSYKSTGLLIMRLGLGIMFIYHGYPKLLGGPNEWSKIGSATKYAGIHFYPAFWGFMAACTETFGGFLLVIGLAFRPVCLLLAIELTIAALMHLGTGGGLMDASHAIEDAVVFAGLLFVGPGRFSVDKK, encoded by the coding sequence ATGGCAATGTTATCAAATTTAGGGAGTTATAAAAGTACCGGTTTGCTTATTATGCGGCTTGGCCTGGGCATTATGTTTATTTATCATGGCTACCCCAAGTTATTGGGCGGGCCAAACGAATGGTCTAAAATTGGTTCGGCAACAAAATACGCAGGTATTCATTTTTATCCTGCCTTTTGGGGATTTATGGCTGCCTGTACCGAAACCTTTGGCGGCTTTTTGTTGGTAATAGGCTTGGCCTTTAGGCCGGTTTGCCTGCTATTGGCAATTGAACTTACCATAGCTGCACTAATGCATTTGGGCACCGGAGGCGGTTTAATGGATGCCTCGCACGCCATTGAAGATGCAGTTGTATTTGCGGGCCTGCTATTTGTTGGCCCCGGCAGGTTTAGTGTGGATAAAAAATAG
- a CDS encoding ORF6N domain-containing protein produces MRDQLMLDKIIADKIYLIREQKVMLDRDLAELYGVETKRLKEQVRRNIERFPEQYMFEMNDQEFSDWRSHFATSNEDKQGLRYAPFCFTEHGILQLSNVLKSPKAIKVSFLIIDVFVKLRDTLSNQTELWLQIEKIKGKLGSQDKNIELIFQYLDELSSKIIVSNKSSPRKGIGYKPENL; encoded by the coding sequence ATGAGAGATCAACTAATGCTTGATAAGATCATCGCTGATAAGATCTATCTGATCAGGGAACAGAAGGTCATGTTGGATCGGGACCTTGCGGAATTGTATGGTGTCGAAACCAAACGTCTGAAAGAACAGGTGAGGAGAAATATCGAACGATTCCCCGAACAATATATGTTCGAAATGAATGATCAGGAGTTTTCAGATTGGAGGTCGCATTTTGCGACCTCCAATGAAGATAAACAAGGCCTTCGTTATGCGCCTTTCTGTTTTACCGAACATGGAATTCTACAACTCTCCAATGTGCTTAAAAGCCCAAAGGCCATCAAAGTGAGCTTCTTGATCATTGATGTATTCGTTAAATTAAGGGATACACTGTCCAATCAAACAGAGCTTTGGCTGCAGATCGAAAAGATAAAAGGCAAGTTAGGGAGCCAGGACAAAAACATTGAACTGATCTTCCAGTACTTAGATGAGTTATCTTCAAAAATAATTGTTTCCAATAAGTCATCTCCAAGAAAAGGAATTGGTTATAAACCCGAGAATTTATAA
- a CDS encoding N-acetylglucosamine kinase: MIIVADSGSSKTDWLIESPGAEPEEYKTAGLNPYFLNEKEIIKVIQSQAGAIVKRWAEVTEIYFFGAGCSSPDRREIVSNALSHIFPKAFVSVDSDLLGSAYATCGHAKGFCCVLGTGSNISFFDGENIYDGKHGLGYVLGDEGSGNWFGKVLITDYLYGNMPADISDLFYNTYKIDKDVVITHVYQKAAPNSYLASFTKFLSEIKSSAYSQDVIKRGLLEFIDQCIKTYPDYNDYNCHFVGSIAYYFRNELKTLCEENGVHLGKIIKRPINELLAFVKTRDL, encoded by the coding sequence ATGATAATTGTTGCTGATAGTGGTTCTTCAAAAACAGATTGGTTAATTGAGTCGCCCGGGGCCGAACCCGAAGAATATAAAACGGCTGGCCTAAATCCATATTTTTTAAACGAAAAAGAAATCATCAAGGTTATCCAGTCGCAAGCTGGTGCCATTGTAAAAAGGTGGGCCGAGGTAACCGAAATTTATTTTTTTGGTGCAGGTTGCTCCAGTCCGGATAGGCGCGAAATTGTATCCAACGCATTGAGCCATATTTTCCCCAAAGCTTTTGTTAGTGTAGATAGCGATTTGTTAGGCTCGGCCTATGCTACCTGCGGCCACGCCAAAGGCTTTTGTTGTGTACTGGGCACGGGCTCAAACATATCGTTTTTTGATGGCGAAAACATTTACGACGGCAAGCACGGCCTTGGTTATGTTTTAGGCGATGAAGGATCGGGCAATTGGTTTGGCAAGGTACTAATTACCGATTATTTATACGGCAATATGCCTGCCGATATAAGCGACCTGTTTTACAATACTTACAAAATTGATAAAGATGTTGTTATAACTCACGTTTATCAAAAAGCAGCACCTAACTCGTACCTGGCATCTTTTACCAAATTTTTAAGCGAAATAAAATCATCGGCCTATAGCCAGGATGTTATAAAGCGCGGTTTGCTGGAGTTTATTGACCAATGTATTAAAACCTACCCCGACTATAACGATTATAATTGCCACTTTGTGGGCTCTATCGCCTACTATTTCCGCAACGAATTAAAAACCCTTTGCGAAGAAAACGGAGTACATCTAGGCAAAATTATAAAGCGCCCCATAAACGAATTGCTGGCCTTTGTTAAAACACGCGATTTATAG